The DNA sequence atatattgtatatcatttgTGTTTTCCAGGAATTCTTTGAACAGTTCGGTTATCTTCCGGAAAGAACAGGGAAGGATCGTACTCAAGAGGTACCTCCTGAAAGACTCGAGAAGGCAATTAGGTAACGTGNNNNNNNNNNNNNNNNNNNNNNNNNNNNNNNNNNNNNNNNNNNNNNNNNNNNNNNNNNNNNNNNNNNNNNNNNNNNNNNNNNNNNNNNNNNNNNNNNNNNNNNNNNNNNNNNNNNNNNNNNNNNNNNNNNNNNNNNNNNNNNNNNNNNNNNNNNNNNNNNNNNNNNNNNNNNNNNNNNNNNNNNNNNNNNNNNNNNNNNNNNNNNNNNNNNNNNNNNNNNNNNNNNNNNNNNNNNNNNNNNNNNNNNNNNNNNNNNNNNNNNNNNNNNNNNNNNNNNNNNNNNNNNNNNNNNNNNNNNNNNNNNNNNNNNNNNNNNNNNNNNNNNNNNNNNNNNNNNNNNNNNNNNNNNNNNNNNNNNNNNNNNNNNNNNNNNNNNNNNNNNNNNNNNNNNNNNNNNNNNNNNNNNNNNNNNNNNNNNNNNNNNNNNNNNNNNNNNNNNNNNNNNNNNNNNNNNNNNNNNNNNNNNNNNNNNNNNNNNNNNNNNNNNNNNNNNNNNNNNNNNNNNNNNNNNNNNNNNNNNNNNNNNNNNNNNNNNNNNNNNNNNNNNNNNNNNNNNNNNNNNNNNNNNNNNNNNNNNNNNNNNNNNNNNNNNNNNNNNNNNNNNNNNNNNNNNNNNNNNNNNNNNNNNNNNNNNNNNNNNNNNNNNNNNNNNNNNNNNNNNNNNNNNNNNNNNNNNNNNNNNNNNNNNNNNNNNNNNNNNNNNNNNNNNNNNNNNNNNNNNNNNNNNNNNNNNNNNNNNNNNNNNNNNNNNNNNNNNNNNNNNNNNNNNNNNNNNNNNNNNNNNNNNNNNNNNNNNNNNNNNNNNNNNNNNNNNNNNNNGACCGACGCCTGCATagagggactgaactcaaaaccacttACTTTACAAGGCGAACTTCTTAAACCTACAACTAGaaccaatcaaccaatcaatgatgCGAAATAAGTCATCATTAGAGTTTCGTGCCCAGCGTTTCTCGAGgtgcataggcgtggctgtgtggtaagcagtttgcttcccaactacaaggtcgctggttcagtcctactgtgtgtcatcttgagcaagtgtcttctaatatagccttgggccgaccaaagttctgtgagtggatttggtaggcggaaactgaaagaagcccatcgtatgtgtgtatgtgtctttgtgtctgtgtttttcccccactaccgcttgttCCCCACCGCTGCTTAAcccccacaaccgcttgacaaccggtgtgggtATGTCTACAtctccgcaacttagcggttcggcgaaggtactaatagaataagtaccaggctttaaaataaatgttGTGAGGGGTCGATTCGTTTAACAAAAATTCTTCGAAGCGGCACCACCCCGGGCACCTGCATCACAATCACATGTGCATGACaaggtgatttcatatcaagataaacagcgcatgaccttgcaggtggggcccagttagaattttcttcaggtcgagagCCCATctactcaaaaggttcctgaataaggtttgtttaaggatgatgaacgaaacacccaacTTTCCAGAGGTGattcattcaaaccccaaataattcctctcaacacatggctatgatgctcccctactactcctattcatgatcagaaatgtacatatcgtcagctactaagagacatgttcaagtggtaaaggtcaagcaactgacaagcataatattgtgagcccgacgctctaaccactgagccacgcaacttcactattattattattattattttatgtttgacttttgttttgcatttgtacaagttggatccaagtctcacccagagacctcaagagacaacaagttagaagttcatgtaggtgttatgcctagggtaccatatatttggatttgtacagttttgttcaagtgaatgtttaagaaaccataagaaaattatgtgtttgttttaaaatttgcgATCACATAGACAgaattttacgtaggatatgggcagttcccatgagcactatcttttgaacttcagccattttggggtttcctagtatctgagctaggtagtaatcagcccgttttggggtttcctggtatctgagctaggtagtaatcagcccgtttcgctgtcattcccagggcacctatgacaataggtattgttttcgtcttcagattccacatttttctaatttctatttcaagatctttatatttgctcagtatcatttttattattattattatcatcattattattacttattgcaacccttttttttttttgcagtaagtTCCAGGAATTCAATGGCCTGAAAGTTACCGGAATTTTAGATGATATGACTAAACAAAAGATGTTCAAGCCACGATGTGGTGTGAAAGACTTCTCTGCTGAAGGAGCTGCTTACAGAAAAAGTATTTAATACTACTTTCCTTCATTTTGCCTCGTtgttctaccttttttttttgctttgtttttcattaGTTTTGTTATTAGCTTTGTTatttagattttgttttgttttgtttttgttttttgctgttttgttttgttataaaacTTAGAAAACCTCAAGTCTGATTTTGACGGACAGAGGTCAGTTGTAAATCATACGGGTATGACTTTAATCTGCATCCGGTAGTGGTGGCCCTACCGGTAGAGTCTGCATCCGGTAGAGTGCATAATCACTCCATTAACTGTAGAAAaggggatcccaaggttttctgcgatctTACGCtgtgtccaccttcagaatgaccccaCAATACGGCTTCTTTGAAAGCTCCGAcagatccaaggcttcttttgtacatggcatgattaaacagtcacatatagaacctgagacataaaaatgtcaattaatccaaaatataaacctttacaagttagaataaacataaaacgaggTTTTACTttgtcatgtttgtgtatatacgtggttatttgactggggactgctgctactgctgctgctcatATTTTCTTATCaagtttatataaacacacacagccacCTTATAACTTGTTTTGTTTGCATTTCAGttacaaaatggaagaaaaatgatTTGACATGGAGTGTGAGGGATTTCAGCAGAACATCAAGACTGAGTCGTACTGAACAACTGTAAGCAACACtttatttattgtatgtgtgtgtgtgttttttgttgatgttgttgttgtggttattgctattgttgttattgcttttatattATAACCCCATCAAGATTGGTAGATTTGACTGAtaccaaatattttattacacttATTACAGTAACTAGATGTAtccttcatgctctgagttcaattcccaacagGTCATTCTTCGTGTTTAACCTTCTTACAGCCGACACTTTAACTCTGATCTTCCTGTGACTGATGGCACTCACTCCAAGCATTTTAATGGAATTAATTCTCTGAACAACCAacagcttttcttctttttttccctcataaAAGTACAATTAATCTTGTACCTAATCGAATGAAATCGATATCTTTTAACATACACCACCGTCTATCacgtttctcttttcttcacaGAAATGCGATCAGAAAGGCCTTTAACCATTGGTCAAGCGTCACCCCATTAACTTTCCGAGAAGTCCCGCATGGAGGCGATATCGTTATCAGGTTTGCTGCAGGAAACCACGGCGATGGAAATAGTTTTGATGGACCTGGTAAGTTCCCAAGATTTCCTCATCCATTCCGTCAAATcgttgaaatagcagccaaatttcactcgAATCGTAGTCCAACCACCTCGCAGTCTTAAACAATGTAAAAAACCACATCAGGTAATGCACACCCGGATATACTAggcctcaaagaaaaaaaaaggcatggtcacggttggaacacaATTAGGCGTTGATATGTAgctacaacaataacaccaacaacagcaaatattGCTTCCATAAACCAACAAGAGAGGGTCCTTACAGACGATAGAGCtcctagaagtagcagctaaaccGCGCTCAAAACACATACtattgtctgtctatgtatgtatatatgtatgtataagaagacAATAGACCAGAGCCGTTTTATTAGGTTGGtccataattattgcggctttctttctataaattttattcaacaaaaacaataacaacatttaacaaaaacatctttacatgattattccggagcatattcaccatctacttcaatatCTGCTTggcgttttgtttaaattttttgttgtataaaatttattgaaaaaaaaagccgcaataattatgcaccaacctaataattCATGAGCACACTGGGAAGTACCCAGGGGGGGGCACATGGGTCTAGGATCCCCATGGGTCTAGGGGCCCAATTCTAACCTATGTAATAAATCGATACTATAAGACCCAGCCCATTGATTTTCCCAGGGGCGAACAATGCAGCTAAGGTGGCTCtgaaatacgcacgcacacatatatacacgaatgcgtccttgtgtttgtctctccgCCACTTGACAAACGTCTCCAGTTACCTTAGCaattcgacaaaaagagaccgattgaacaAGTAGTGAAGTTTAAAAAGCATAAGTAGTGAGGTCGATTGGATTGACTAAACCCTTTTCAAGAGTATgaccccagcatagccgcagtccagtggctgaaataagcaaaagaataaaaggatacgAATTTGTCTGATCCATAGGTTGCGAGTTCGAAACAAGTAGAGCTTTTGATAACAGTAGCGCAACAAGAGATCTCAACGTACAGACGTGGTGGCGGAGACGGGGGAACATTTAGGAGGAAAAAGGATAATTAAATCGGCACATCCCCACCGTGTTAATTAACATACGTAATGAGCAAGTGAAAATGAGCAAGTGGAAATTTAATACCTGCTCACCTCTTATTGTTTTTCGTTTCAGTCCACAGACATTTTGTGTACGAGGGgatgctgagaagttcctggctttgagtaaaagcaaatacaggaagatcagttaattaggattttattcaacatattcccctctcagattcacacacatattgcaccagtcttttagtttttctaagccctgtaaaaggacttggaaggttgagcctccaaccaggcttttcgcggtatttttaaagccaggaatttttcagtacACCTTCGTAATGGCAAAAATATGTAGAAACGCATCACGtgtctaatttctttatttttaggtaGCGTTCTTGCGCATGCGTTCTTTCCAAGTAATGGTGACACCCATTTCGATGACGCAGAAAAATGGACTCTAAGAACAAACGATGGCATCAATTTGGAAATCGTCGCTGCTCACGAATTTGGACACGCTCTCGGTTTGGCACATTCTCAGGTGCAATCGGCTCTGATGGCCCCTTATTATAGGGGATATATTCCCAACTTCAAGCTAGACAACGATGACATCAGAGGAATCCAAAGTTTGTACGGtaagtttattttcattattattattattattattattattattattattattattattattattattattattattgtcgttgtcgttgttgttgttatgtttgacttttgctttgtatttgtataagctgactccaagtctcacccagagacctcaagagacaacaagttagcagttcaagttggtgttacgcttagggtgtcatatatttggttttgcacacaGTATCGTTGTAGAGATAAGAAAGTTAtaagtttgtttaaaaatttgagattacattttACGTAGGAAATGGGCAGTTttcatgagcactatcttttaaatttctgccattttggggtttcctggtatctgaactAGCTAGGCATCAGccctttttgctatcattcctagggcacctatgacaacaggtattgttttagtcttgaggttacacattttgtcaatttctatttcaagatctttatacttactcagtttttggtaggtcttaacagatatatttatgtccattgggacagtcatatcaatgaggaggcttgatttttgtctgaagtccttcaatataatatctggcctattcgcatctatctttctgtcagtttgaatggtgaagttccagaggagtgaaatgtgatcattttcaagcactggaggtggtttgtgttaccaccagtttttatcatggggcaagtccaggtttttgcaaattacccagtgaatatactgtgctgctctatcatgcctgttgagatgcTCGGTAGGTGTAAGAAGACTGCATATGGAGACAGGAGACAACacgatcaatggtttcattttgtggtttatatacacgacatgttgggctactgccgttctttaatatgttggcagGTAGCTCCTTGTAGGTAGGTATTTATCTTggactgctatgataaacccttctgtttctgattttaagccagaaaacactaaccattgatgggtcaGGTCTTTGttaacatcggcattattagcgcTCTTTGGGTacttgccattgagaggtttttcttgccatttatcggtaaaaatatctaaggcagcagtttagcacggcttagctttttctgtgcttgtttccaattacgtctaattctggaatttgttgtatttggaattcactcaGATATTCCtctgcctgttttgttactgagcataatgctttcttgttttcgtgCTTTAAGACAAGCCTTAACATCCattcatcagagtttttcaggtaggt is a window from the Octopus bimaculoides isolate UCB-OBI-ISO-001 chromosome 25, ASM119413v2, whole genome shotgun sequence genome containing:
- the LOC106876107 gene encoding 50 kDa hatching enzyme; translated protein: MIRNTRLTQLIVFVILITNSLGEKTTEEFFEQFGYLPERTGKDRTQEVPPERLEKAISKFQEFNGLKVTGILDDMTKQKMFKPRCGVKDFSAEGAAYRKITKWKKNDLTWSVRDFSRTSRLSRTEQLNAIRKAFNHWSSVTPLTFREVPHGGDIVIRFAAGNHGDGNSFDGPGSVLAHAFFPSNGDTHFDDAEKWTLRTNDGINLEIVAAHEFGHALGLAHSQVQSALMAPYYRGYIPNFKLDNDDIRGIQSLYVIDHLMILGLKVTTTMSKVLIASIPLLVFTSVLSIALTLR